The genomic stretch GGAGATCACGCCGCAGGACATGCGCGAGCGCTTGAACGGAGCGCGTTCGGATGCCATCGACCGGATCTACACCTTCCTCGAGCCCGGAGAACTGCTCGAGGATCCCGATTCCACTGCCTATGCGCGGCACTGGCACGCAGCCCGTGCCGATAGCTTCAGGAGGGCACAATGAGTTCCGCAAGAACCGGTCTGGATAATTGGCATCGCGTGATCGAGGGAGGCAGCAAGCCCGAAGAACTTGCCGCGATGATTCACGAGGACGCCGTGTTCCACTCTCCCGTCGTGCATACGCCACAGCGGGGTCAGGCGATCGTGGTCGCTTATCTCTCGGCGGCGGGCGAAACGCTGGGCAACGACAGCTTCGAATATGTTCGGGAGCTGGTCGACGGCGACAATGCGATGCTCGAATTCACGACCGAGATGGACGGCATCCACGTGAACGGCATCGATCTCATCCGCTTCGACGACGAGGGGAAGATCGTCGATTTTAAGGTGATGGTGCGTCCGCTGAAAGCAGTTAACAAGGTTTTGGAGCAGATGGCGGCCCAGCTGGAGCGCATGAAAGCGGGCTGAACCGCAAGCACTC from Qipengyuania profundimaris encodes the following:
- a CDS encoding nuclear transport factor 2 family protein, which produces MSSARTGLDNWHRVIEGGSKPEELAAMIHEDAVFHSPVVHTPQRGQAIVVAYLSAAGETLGNDSFEYVRELVDGDNAMLEFTTEMDGIHVNGIDLIRFDDEGKIVDFKVMVRPLKAVNKVLEQMAAQLERMKAG